Proteins encoded by one window of Sulfurospirillum barnesii SES-3:
- the nikA gene encoding nickel ABC transporter substrate-binding protein, with protein sequence MKKIGLVLLIVLAVGLGVYFVAPKQENTQAEAPKKSEQTVVFANFRDIRDLNPHLYAGELYAQNMLFESLVHIANDGKIEPWLATEWKISEDGKTYVFKLREDVSFFDGEKFNAKAAKANFDAILSNIKRHGWLESVRLMDAINQKGEEAVQATGEYELTLKLDAPYYPLLVELGVIRPFRFISPKAFINGTTKDGVSALSGTGRYMLKENRKDEYAVFEVNPNYWGKKPELQKVVVKVIPDNQTRLMALEKGEIDLIFGVNMVDSASYNKFANLKGFSGAMSEPLSTRMILLNTTDAITGDLNVRQAIQHATDKETISKAIFAGIESPAELLLSKNTPYSNIGLTPYAFDKAKAESLLEASGWMKVEGKKYRQKEGRELAITLNYNSNNVTDKTIAEFLQGEFAKIGMNLNIVGEEEQANRDRMKAGTFQMVFNISWGMPYDPQSFLAGMRKVVYGDYVAQQGLHDKALIDDTILHALESTDETKRQEHYRFVLTRLHDEAVYLPLTYERNRAIFNQKVHNVGFDVSKYEVPFEKMSIQ encoded by the coding sequence ATGAAGAAAATTGGTTTAGTGCTTTTGATTGTTTTAGCCGTGGGTTTAGGGGTCTATTTTGTAGCTCCAAAACAAGAAAATACTCAAGCGGAGGCTCCAAAAAAGAGTGAACAAACCGTGGTATTTGCTAACTTTAGAGATATAAGGGATTTGAATCCGCATCTATACGCTGGTGAATTGTACGCACAAAATATGTTGTTTGAATCGTTGGTACACATTGCCAATGACGGTAAAATTGAGCCGTGGTTAGCGACGGAGTGGAAGATTTCAGAAGATGGAAAAACCTATGTGTTTAAATTGCGTGAAGATGTCTCATTTTTTGATGGTGAAAAGTTTAATGCCAAAGCTGCCAAAGCCAATTTCGATGCGATTTTAAGCAACATTAAACGCCACGGATGGTTAGAGTCTGTCCGTCTTATGGACGCCATCAATCAAAAAGGTGAAGAAGCGGTACAAGCTACTGGCGAATACGAACTTACCCTAAAACTTGACGCTCCGTATTACCCACTTTTGGTAGAACTTGGTGTGATTCGTCCGTTTCGTTTTATCTCTCCAAAGGCATTTATCAACGGTACAACCAAAGATGGTGTGAGTGCTCTTAGTGGAACAGGGCGTTATATGCTAAAAGAGAACCGAAAAGATGAGTATGCGGTGTTTGAAGTCAATCCAAATTATTGGGGTAAAAAGCCAGAACTTCAAAAAGTAGTGGTGAAAGTCATTCCTGACAATCAAACTCGTTTGATGGCGCTTGAAAAAGGTGAGATTGACCTTATTTTTGGGGTCAATATGGTTGATTCAGCGTCTTACAACAAATTTGCAAACCTCAAAGGCTTTAGTGGCGCTATGTCTGAGCCTCTTTCCACCCGTATGATTTTGCTCAATACCACCGATGCCATCACGGGTGATCTCAATGTACGTCAAGCGATTCAGCACGCCACCGATAAAGAGACGATTTCTAAAGCGATTTTTGCAGGCATTGAAAGTCCAGCAGAGTTGTTGCTCTCTAAAAACACGCCCTACTCTAACATTGGTTTAACGCCTTACGCTTTTGATAAAGCCAAAGCAGAATCCCTTTTGGAAGCTTCTGGATGGATGAAAGTTGAGGGTAAAAAATACCGTCAAAAAGAGGGTCGTGAGCTTGCTATTACGCTTAATTACAACAGTAACAATGTCACGGATAAAACCATTGCAGAGTTTTTACAAGGTGAGTTTGCGAAAATTGGGATGAACCTGAACATCGTCGGTGAAGAAGAACAAGCCAATCGTGACCGTATGAAAGCGGGAACGTTTCAGATGGTCTTTAACATCTCATGGGGTATGCCTTATGATCCACAATCCTTTTTAGCGGGTATGCGAAAAGTGGTGTATGGAGATTATGTGGCACAACAAGGACTTCATGATAAAGCCTTGATTGACGATACAATTTTGCATGCGCTTGAGAGTACCGATGAGACCAAACGTCAAGAACACTACCGTTTTGTTTTAACACGTTTGCACGATGAAGCGGTCTATTTGCCATTGACGTATGAGCGAAACCGAGCGATTTTCAATCAAAAAGTACACAATGTAGGTTTTGATGTCTCCAAATACGAAGTCCCTTTTGAGAAAATGAGTATTCAATAA